The Aliiroseovarius pelagivivens genome contains a region encoding:
- a CDS encoding pyridoxal phosphate-dependent aminotransferase: MELSTRIRGILDGGDDGWGVYYKARAMKAAGVDVTELTIGEHDIRTDPSILKAMYDAAMGGHTGYVDVPGTPSLRDAVAQRVEHQTHVPTTRRNVLITPGGQAALFAAHMAACDDGDTALFIDPHYTTYPGTIRSVGAKAMAIPARSRDGFQPDLDAVRRAAKGAKSLLINTPNNPTGVIYTDDTLQGLAQVCRDEDLWLISDEVYDSQVWHGAHLSPRALPGMAERTLVVGSMSKSHAMTGSRLGWIIGPDEAIAHLATLSINTNYGVAGFIQDAALFALRQGPGFEAKIAAPFRRRRDAATPLFSGQEAARLIPSDGAMYLMVDIRATGLSGEEFALRLLDDEHIAVMPGESFGHAAAGHVRIAMTIDDDRFLDAVERLIEFANTLTAGDTQ; encoded by the coding sequence ATGGAACTGTCGACGCGCATTCGCGGCATTCTGGACGGAGGGGATGACGGCTGGGGGGTCTATTACAAAGCCCGCGCGATGAAAGCAGCGGGCGTTGACGTGACCGAACTGACCATCGGGGAACATGACATCCGTACTGATCCCTCGATCCTGAAGGCGATGTATGACGCGGCCATGGGGGGACACACCGGATATGTTGACGTGCCCGGCACCCCATCTTTACGTGATGCGGTCGCCCAGCGGGTCGAACACCAAACCCATGTGCCAACCACCCGCCGAAACGTGTTGATCACGCCCGGAGGGCAAGCAGCCTTGTTCGCGGCTCATATGGCCGCCTGTGACGACGGCGATACTGCGCTGTTCATTGATCCGCATTACACCACCTATCCCGGCACGATCCGCTCCGTTGGTGCCAAAGCCATGGCCATCCCCGCACGATCCCGCGATGGGTTCCAGCCCGATCTAGACGCGGTGCGCCGTGCCGCAAAGGGCGCCAAAAGTCTGCTAATCAATACGCCCAACAACCCGACCGGCGTGATCTACACCGACGACACGCTGCAAGGGTTGGCTCAGGTCTGTCGCGACGAAGATCTGTGGCTGATCTCGGACGAGGTTTATGACAGCCAAGTCTGGCATGGCGCGCATCTGTCCCCTCGTGCCCTACCCGGCATGGCAGAGCGCACGTTGGTCGTCGGATCCATGTCGAAAAGTCACGCGATGACCGGCAGCCGCCTTGGCTGGATTATTGGCCCGGACGAGGCGATTGCCCATCTGGCGACTCTATCCATCAACACCAATTACGGCGTGGCGGGGTTCATTCAGGATGCAGCCCTATTTGCGCTGCGCCAAGGACCGGGGTTCGAGGCCAAAATCGCCGCCCCCTTCCGAAGACGCCGCGACGCAGCCACGCCGCTGTTTTCTGGTCAAGAGGCGGCCCGCCTGATCCCGTCGGACGGGGCGATGTATCTGATGGTGGATATTCGCGCGACGGGTCTGTCCGGTGAAGAGTTCGCCCTGCGCCTGCTGGATGATGAACACATCGCCGTCATGCCCGGTGAAAGCTTCGGACACGCCGCAGCGGGCCATGTCCGTATTGCCATGACCATCGACGACGACCGGTTTCTGGATGCGGTCGAACGCCTGATCGAATTTGCGAATACTCTGACTGCAGGAGACACACAATGA
- a CDS encoding RsmB/NOP family class I SAM-dependent RNA methyltransferase translates to MTPGARVAAAIEVLDSYLSGTAVEQALTGWARGHRFAGSKDRAAIRDHVFDAVRRLSSSQALGGGTDGRAVMIGLLRGQGLDPAELFSGEGHAPSTLTEAEAAISADMTRAQTLDCPQWLLPEFDRSLAAKTDAFLDSLRSRAPVFVRANLAKCDRDTAVSILAEDGIETCPSSLASTALEVLTNPRKIKSSRAFLEGFVELQDAASQAVIEDLNIQPGMRVLDYCAGGGGKALAMAALGADVTAHDLSWERMKDIPARAERAGVAIRRVRHGELETLRGFDLVLADAPCSGSGSWRRAPHGKWLLTPDKLAEIHTAQQEILSSMPGFLKPTGRMAYATCSVLCSENRDQVDLFLKHHEIFNLTAECQFTPLDGGDGFYLAQLQGS, encoded by the coding sequence ATGACACCTGGTGCACGCGTCGCTGCCGCGATTGAGGTGCTGGACAGCTATCTGTCCGGCACAGCAGTCGAGCAAGCCCTGACCGGCTGGGCACGCGGCCATCGTTTTGCGGGCTCGAAAGACCGTGCTGCCATTCGCGATCACGTGTTTGACGCAGTGCGCAGGTTGTCCTCGTCGCAGGCACTTGGCGGCGGCACGGATGGGCGCGCAGTGATGATCGGTCTTCTGCGCGGGCAGGGGCTGGATCCCGCAGAGCTTTTCTCGGGCGAGGGCCACGCTCCGTCCACGTTGACCGAGGCAGAGGCTGCGATATCGGCAGATATGACGCGTGCTCAAACGTTGGATTGCCCGCAATGGCTGCTGCCCGAGTTTGATAGAAGCCTTGCTGCCAAAACTGACGCCTTTCTGGACAGCTTACGCAGTCGGGCACCTGTGTTCGTACGCGCAAATCTGGCGAAGTGTGATCGGGACACGGCCGTGTCTATCTTGGCCGAAGACGGGATCGAAACCTGCCCATCTTCACTTGCATCCACGGCACTTGAAGTTTTAACAAATCCTCGCAAAATCAAAAGCTCACGCGCCTTTCTTGAAGGATTTGTCGAGCTTCAGGATGCGGCCTCGCAAGCAGTGATCGAAGACCTGAACATCCAGCCCGGAATGCGCGTGTTGGACTATTGCGCGGGGGGTGGTGGCAAGGCGCTGGCGATGGCTGCGCTGGGGGCCGACGTCACCGCACATGACCTATCGTGGGAGCGGATGAAAGATATCCCCGCACGGGCCGAACGTGCTGGCGTCGCGATACGTCGCGTACGGCATGGAGAATTAGAAACGCTTCGCGGTTTTGATCTGGTTCTTGCAGACGCTCCTTGCTCGGGGAGCGGGTCTTGGCGCCGTGCGCCGCATGGAAAGTGGCTTCTGACGCCAGACAAGCTGGCAGAAATCCACACCGCTCAGCAAGAGATCCTGTCTTCCATGCCGGGTTTCTTAAAGCCAACCGGGCGAATGGCTTATGCAACTTGTTCGGTCCTATGCAGTGAAAACCGAGATCAGGTAGATCTGTTTTTGAAGCATCATGAGATCTTCAATCTGACCGCCGAATGCCAGTTCACCCCATTGGATGGCGGAGATGGTTTCTATCTTGCGCAACTACAGGGCAGTTAA
- the recA gene encoding recombinase RecA, with product MATADIFQMKKDSDKQKALDSALAQIERQFGKGSIMKLGADNPVAEIESTSTGSLGLDIALGIGGLPKGRIVEIYGPESSGKTTLTLHCVAEEQKKGGVCAFVDAEHALDPLYAKKLGVDLDELLISQPDTGEQALEIVDTLVRSGAVNMVVVDSVAALTPKSELEGDMGDSNVGVQARLMSQAMRKLTGSISRSNCMVIFINQIRMKIGVMFGSPETTTGGNALKFYSSVRLDIRRIGAIKDRDEVVGNATRVKVVKNKVAPPFKQVEFDIMYGEGISKMGELLDLGVKAGVVEKSGAWFSYGDERIGQGRENAKNYLREHNRTALEIEDKIRAAHGLDFEMPEHEKDKDDDGLLEA from the coding sequence ATGGCAACAGCGGATATTTTCCAGATGAAAAAAGATAGCGACAAGCAAAAGGCGCTCGACAGCGCTCTGGCCCAGATCGAACGTCAGTTCGGTAAAGGCTCGATCATGAAACTTGGCGCGGACAATCCGGTTGCCGAAATTGAATCAACTTCGACAGGGTCTCTGGGGCTGGATATCGCGCTGGGGATTGGCGGCCTGCCCAAGGGCCGGATCGTTGAAATCTATGGCCCGGAGAGCTCGGGCAAGACAACGCTGACACTGCATTGTGTCGCGGAAGAACAGAAAAAGGGCGGCGTCTGTGCCTTCGTTGACGCGGAACACGCTCTGGACCCGCTATATGCCAAGAAGCTGGGCGTGGATCTGGACGAGCTGCTGATTTCGCAGCCCGATACAGGTGAACAGGCGCTTGAGATCGTGGATACGCTGGTACGCTCGGGCGCGGTGAACATGGTTGTCGTCGACTCGGTTGCTGCACTGACACCAAAATCCGAGCTGGAAGGCGATATGGGCGACAGCAATGTGGGCGTTCAGGCCCGCTTGATGAGCCAAGCGATGCGCAAACTGACCGGCTCCATTTCGCGTTCCAACTGCATGGTGATCTTTATCAACCAGATCCGCATGAAGATCGGCGTGATGTTTGGTAGCCCTGAGACCACGACCGGCGGTAACGCACTGAAGTTCTACAGCTCGGTGCGACTGGATATTCGCCGTATTGGCGCGATCAAGGACCGCGACGAGGTCGTCGGCAACGCAACCCGCGTGAAAGTTGTGAAAAACAAAGTGGCTCCGCCGTTCAAACAGGTCGAATTCGACATCATGTATGGCGAAGGCATCTCGAAAATGGGCGAACTTCTGGACCTTGGCGTCAAGGCTGGCGTGGTCGAGAAATCTGGTGCGTGGTTCAGTTATGGCGATGAGCGGATCGGGCAGGGGCGTGAGAACGCCAAGAATTACCTGCGCGAACACAATCGCACAGCGCTAGAGATCGAGGACAAGATCCGCGCAGCGCACGGTCTGGATTTCGAAATGCCAGAGCATGAAAAAGACAAGGATGATGACGGGCTGCTTGAAGCGTAA
- the guaB gene encoding IMP dehydrogenase — translation MEIREALTFDDVLLVPAASNVLPSTADTSTHVTQSIALNIPLLSSAMDTVTEARMAIAMAQAGGMGVIHKNLDADEQAQQVRRVKRFESGIVYNPITLTADQTLADAKALQERYRVTGFPVVGPEGRVVGIVTNRDMRFAESDDTPVSVMMTSDNLAMLQEPAELEEAKSLMRARRIEKLLVTDADGKLTGLLTLKDTEQAVLNPTACKDDLGRLRVAAASSVGDSGFARSEMLIDAGVDIVVVDTAHGHSAGVIEAVKRVKALSSTVQVIAGNVATGDATRALIDAGADAVKVGIGPGSICTTRMVAGVGVPQLTAISDCAAAAGDIPVIADGGIKFSGDFAKAIAAGASCAMVGSMIAGTDESPGEVILYQGRSFKAYRGMGSLGAMARGSADRYFQKDAASDKLVPEGIEGQVPYKGPAGTVIHQLVGGLRAAMGYTGCATVEEMRNNCKFVKITGAGLKESHVHDVQITRESPNYRIG, via the coding sequence ATGGAGATTCGCGAGGCCCTTACCTTTGATGATGTTCTGCTGGTCCCGGCAGCCAGCAACGTGCTGCCCTCGACTGCGGATACGTCGACCCATGTGACCCAATCGATCGCACTGAATATCCCGCTGCTAAGCTCGGCGATGGACACCGTGACCGAGGCCCGTATGGCCATTGCAATGGCGCAGGCTGGCGGCATGGGTGTGATCCACAAGAACCTGGACGCAGACGAGCAAGCCCAGCAAGTGCGCCGCGTGAAGCGCTTTGAGAGCGGGATTGTTTACAACCCGATTACCCTGACAGCGGATCAGACGCTGGCAGACGCGAAGGCGCTGCAGGAACGTTACCGCGTCACCGGGTTCCCGGTGGTTGGCCCGGAAGGGCGCGTGGTGGGGATCGTGACGAACCGCGACATGCGCTTTGCTGAAAGCGATGACACGCCGGTCAGCGTTATGATGACCTCGGACAATCTGGCGATGTTGCAAGAGCCGGCAGAGTTGGAAGAGGCGAAAAGCCTGATGCGCGCGCGCCGGATCGAGAAGCTTCTGGTCACGGATGCAGACGGCAAGCTGACCGGACTTCTGACCCTGAAAGACACAGAACAAGCCGTTCTGAACCCCACCGCCTGTAAAGACGATCTGGGCCGTCTGCGCGTTGCTGCAGCAAGCTCGGTCGGGGACAGCGGATTTGCTCGGTCCGAGATGCTGATTGATGCGGGTGTGGACATTGTTGTGGTCGACACTGCGCATGGACACTCGGCAGGCGTGATCGAGGCTGTGAAGCGCGTGAAGGCGCTCTCCAGCACGGTTCAGGTGATTGCGGGCAACGTCGCCACGGGCGATGCTACTCGCGCGTTGATCGACGCTGGCGCGGATGCGGTGAAAGTGGGCATTGGCCCCGGATCGATCTGTACCACGCGGATGGTGGCCGGTGTGGGCGTTCCTCAGCTGACCGCGATTTCCGACTGTGCCGCGGCCGCCGGGGATATTCCGGTGATCGCAGATGGCGGCATCAAATTCTCGGGCGACTTCGCCAAGGCGATTGCAGCCGGCGCAAGCTGCGCGATGGTGGGCTCGATGATCGCAGGCACCGATGAAAGCCCGGGCGAGGTGATCCTGTATCAAGGTCGTTCCTTCAAAGCCTATCGCGGCATGGGATCGCTTGGTGCGATGGCCCGTGGTTCGGCCGATCGTTACTTCCAGAAGGATGCAGCGTCGGACAAGCTGGTGCCGGAAGGCATCGAAGGTCAGGTGCCTTACAAAGGTCCTGCAGGCACCGTGATCCACCAGTTGGTGGGTGGTCTGCGGGCGGCCATGGGTTATACAGGCTGTGCGACCGTTGAAGAGATGCGCAACAACTGCAAATTCGTCAAGATCACCGGAGCAGGTCTGAAGGAAAGCCATGTGCATGATGTTCAGATCACCCGCGAAAGCCCGAACTATCGGATCGGCTAA
- a CDS encoding ATP-binding protein: MVIGAAFLGASWFVEAPMLGLSLIVTGLSFVCLAVIVRGVAILKSLHRDRLINVMSGLVAHDNTAAFLTGEDGDVIYRNAAAVQFLGERAGGVLSTHLADLFAAPASVLYQLQGRAQAKGYASEELHTKCGHLRIRVHLVQDNGYLWRLEQHSSQFAGARMGENISLPMMTVSKTGTVLFMNEAARNLLGGRETTLDRVFTELPIQPGTIMQVSGRDGPVPALVCELPTTAGRRELYLLPPSSAPELTSEEWAFIDGLPVPLLKLDVTGRITMANRRARDLLGDGDAIGSLMADQVEGLGRPVSEWLREAHAGRHLGRSEIVRATREDEDVFIQISLAQISEGKGTALVAVLQDATELKSLEAQFVQSQKMEAIGQLAGGVAHDFNNLLTAISGHCDLLLLGRDEQDPAYSDLSQIVQNANRAAALVRQLLAFSRKQTLRPEKLLLTESLSDLTHLLNRLVGEKILLQLDHDAALLPVRADRRQLDQVIMNLVVNARDAMQDGGTIRVETRNVILESALQRDRASVPAGEYVAIRVVDQGTGIPADKIGKIFEPFFTTKMAGKGTGLGLSMAYGIVKQMGGYIFVDSLPGQGTTFTLYFPASREADFPEDARDAEVSGQTAYDPETDGSQPALGSVPEDMASMYCAENRDGEASLPPHCQTSEHKVTEVSQVASEVADPQDNETGGVVLLVEDEAPVRAFASRALRMRGFTVLEADCAEQALSVLDDTALKVDVFVTDVIMPGMDGPTWVAKALEDRPDVKVVFVSGYAEDSVADHQARIPNSVFLPKPFSLTELTATVNEQMH; the protein is encoded by the coding sequence ATGGTGATTGGTGCCGCGTTTCTAGGTGCATCGTGGTTCGTAGAAGCTCCTATGCTCGGCCTGAGCTTGATTGTGACTGGATTGTCCTTTGTATGTTTGGCCGTAATCGTTCGCGGTGTCGCAATTCTGAAAAGCCTTCACCGGGATCGGCTGATAAACGTCATGTCGGGATTGGTCGCGCATGACAACACAGCCGCCTTTCTAACGGGTGAGGACGGGGACGTGATTTATCGGAACGCGGCAGCGGTACAGTTTTTGGGGGAACGCGCTGGTGGTGTTTTGTCGACGCATCTTGCCGATTTATTCGCAGCTCCTGCCTCGGTCCTATATCAGCTGCAAGGGCGCGCGCAGGCCAAAGGATATGCAAGCGAAGAACTTCACACAAAGTGTGGGCATCTGCGGATCCGCGTCCATCTTGTTCAGGACAATGGGTATCTTTGGAGGTTAGAGCAGCATTCCAGCCAATTCGCCGGCGCGCGTATGGGGGAAAACATCAGTCTGCCGATGATGACCGTGTCCAAAACCGGTACCGTTCTGTTTATGAACGAAGCCGCTCGTAACCTATTGGGCGGACGCGAAACCACTCTGGATCGAGTATTCACCGAACTTCCCATTCAGCCGGGCACCATTATGCAGGTTTCGGGCCGTGACGGGCCGGTTCCAGCTTTGGTGTGCGAGCTTCCTACAACTGCTGGACGGCGCGAGCTTTACTTGCTTCCACCAAGTTCTGCCCCAGAACTGACGAGCGAGGAATGGGCATTTATCGACGGCCTGCCAGTGCCTCTTTTGAAGCTTGATGTTACCGGGCGCATTACCATGGCCAACCGTCGCGCCCGCGATCTGTTGGGTGACGGCGACGCAATCGGGTCCTTGATGGCGGATCAGGTCGAAGGGCTTGGACGCCCAGTTTCTGAATGGCTGCGCGAGGCGCATGCGGGGCGGCATCTTGGGCGATCCGAGATTGTGCGGGCCACTCGCGAGGACGAAGATGTCTTCATCCAGATATCGCTGGCACAGATCAGCGAAGGAAAGGGAACTGCGCTGGTAGCAGTTCTTCAGGATGCGACCGAGCTGAAGTCTTTGGAAGCACAGTTTGTCCAAAGCCAAAAAATGGAAGCAATTGGTCAGCTTGCAGGGGGCGTAGCCCATGATTTCAACAACTTGCTGACCGCTATCTCTGGTCATTGCGACCTTCTTTTGTTGGGGCGAGACGAACAGGATCCGGCCTACTCGGATCTGTCTCAGATCGTCCAGAACGCCAATCGAGCCGCGGCTCTGGTTCGGCAGCTTTTGGCGTTTTCGCGCAAACAGACGTTGCGGCCCGAGAAGCTTCTGTTGACCGAGTCCCTTTCGGACCTGACCCATCTTTTGAATCGCTTGGTAGGTGAAAAGATCTTGCTTCAGCTAGATCACGACGCCGCTCTATTGCCCGTTCGCGCAGATCGTAGGCAGCTGGATCAGGTGATTATGAACCTCGTTGTGAATGCACGCGATGCGATGCAGGACGGGGGGACGATCCGGGTCGAAACGCGCAATGTTATTTTGGAAAGCGCTCTGCAGCGGGATCGCGCCAGTGTTCCTGCCGGTGAGTACGTAGCCATTCGTGTGGTTGATCAGGGAACCGGAATTCCGGCGGATAAGATCGGTAAGATATTCGAGCCCTTCTTCACCACGAAGATGGCAGGCAAAGGTACGGGTCTTGGTCTGTCCATGGCCTATGGCATTGTGAAGCAGATGGGAGGGTATATTTTTGTCGACTCCCTGCCAGGGCAGGGCACGACATTCACTTTGTACTTCCCGGCTAGTCGTGAAGCTGATTTCCCTGAAGATGCGCGAGATGCAGAGGTGTCCGGTCAGACAGCCTACGACCCCGAGACCGACGGATCGCAACCCGCTTTGGGCTCGGTCCCTGAAGATATGGCATCCATGTACTGTGCAGAGAACAGAGATGGAGAGGCGTCTCTTCCCCCGCACTGTCAGACATCGGAACACAAGGTCACTGAGGTGTCACAGGTTGCGTCCGAGGTGGCTGATCCGCAGGACAATGAGACAGGTGGCGTTGTCTTGTTGGTCGAGGATGAAGCGCCGGTCCGCGCATTTGCATCACGTGCGCTCAGGATGCGTGGCTTTACTGTTCTGGAAGCAGATTGTGCCGAGCAAGCCTTGAGTGTTTTGGACGACACAGCGTTAAAAGTGGATGTGTTTGTCACCGACGTGATTATGCCAGGAATGGATGGTCCAACTTGGGTAGCAAAGGCGCTTGAAGACCGGCCCGACGTAAAGGTGGTTTTCGTATCGGGTTATGCCGAGGATTCGGTGGCGGACCATCAGGCTCGGATTCCGAATTCCGTTTTTTTGCCCAAACCGTTCTCACTGACAGAGTTGACAGCGACCGTGAACGAACAAATGCACTGA
- the alaS gene encoding alanine--tRNA ligase — protein MASLNDIRSTFLNYFEREGHTIVDSSPLVPRNDPTLMFVNSGMVQFKNLFTGVEKRDYVRATTAQKCVRAGGKHNDLDNVGYTARHHTFFEMLGNFSFGDYFKSEAIPFAWNLITKEFGIPKERLYVTVYHTDDEAFDIWKKLGVPEERIIRIATSDNFWQMGPTGPCGPCTEIFYDHGEHIWGGPPGSPEEDGDRFIEIWNIVFMQNEQFEDGSMIDLDMQSIDTGMGLERIGALLQGSHDNYDTDLFKALIEASAHATGVDPFGDKNVHHRVIADHLRSTSFLIADGVMPSNEGRGYVLRRIMRRAMRHAHLLGAKDPVMHRLVPELVAQMGQAYPELNRGQAMIEETLLNEETRFKKTLDRGLKLLDDEVSSLAVGADLPGETAFKLYDTYGFPLDLTQDALREKGLGVDQPGFDAAMEEQKARARAAWSGSGEAADATIWFDLAEEHGVTEFLGYDTEHAEGQVLALLQDGKPVDSVKAGEDVQIVVNQTPFYAESGGQVGDKGLIRTESGSVHVTDTKKVADVFIHVAKVDEGEISTGQGAELAVDHLRRTSIRANHSATHLLHEALRNELGEHVAQRGSLNAPDRLRFDFSHNKAVSPQELSNIAREVNTYIRQNTPVETRIMTPDDARDIGAQALFGEKYGDEVRVVSMGHAATGKGASGDTYSIELCGGTHVKQTGDIGICVILSEGASAAGIRRIEALTGKAAVAHIEAEAARGSELQGMLKAKPEQVVDRVKGLMDERKALQNEISALKRELAKAAGAGAEAKDINGVKFLAMSIAGVGGKDLQALVNEQKDVLGSGAVLIISDNDGKVAVAAGVTADLTDKLSAVDLVKAAVPELGGKGGGGRPELAQGGGADASKSAEAIAAAEATIAG, from the coding sequence ATGGCCAGCCTCAACGATATCCGTTCGACCTTTCTGAACTATTTTGAACGCGAAGGGCACACGATCGTGGACAGCTCTCCGCTGGTGCCGCGAAATGACCCGACGCTGATGTTCGTGAACTCGGGCATGGTGCAGTTCAAGAACCTCTTCACCGGGGTCGAGAAGCGCGACTATGTACGTGCCACCACCGCGCAGAAATGCGTACGGGCGGGCGGCAAGCACAACGATCTGGACAACGTGGGCTACACGGCGCGTCACCACACGTTCTTTGAGATGCTGGGGAACTTCAGCTTTGGCGACTATTTCAAGTCAGAAGCCATTCCTTTCGCTTGGAACCTGATCACCAAGGAATTCGGCATTCCGAAAGAAAGGCTCTACGTCACCGTGTATCACACGGATGACGAAGCATTTGATATCTGGAAGAAGCTTGGCGTACCGGAAGAGCGGATCATCCGCATCGCGACCTCGGATAACTTCTGGCAGATGGGGCCGACCGGTCCTTGCGGCCCGTGCACCGAGATCTTCTATGACCACGGCGAGCACATCTGGGGTGGCCCTCCCGGAAGCCCGGAAGAAGACGGCGACCGCTTCATCGAGATCTGGAACATCGTGTTTATGCAAAACGAGCAGTTTGAAGACGGCTCGATGATTGATCTGGACATGCAGTCCATCGACACCGGTATGGGACTGGAACGCATCGGTGCGTTGCTTCAGGGCAGCCATGACAACTATGACACAGACCTGTTCAAGGCGTTGATCGAAGCTTCGGCCCATGCGACCGGCGTCGACCCCTTTGGCGACAAGAACGTGCATCACCGCGTGATCGCTGATCACCTGCGTTCGACCTCGTTCCTGATTGCGGATGGCGTGATGCCGTCCAACGAAGGCCGTGGCTATGTCCTTCGTCGCATCATGCGCCGCGCTATGCGTCACGCGCATCTGTTGGGCGCCAAAGATCCGGTCATGCACCGTCTGGTGCCCGAGCTTGTAGCCCAAATGGGACAGGCCTATCCTGAGCTTAATCGCGGTCAGGCAATGATCGAAGAGACGCTTCTGAACGAGGAAACTCGGTTCAAGAAGACGCTGGATCGCGGCTTGAAGCTGCTGGATGATGAAGTGTCCAGCCTTGCTGTAGGTGCAGACCTTCCCGGCGAAACCGCGTTCAAGCTTTACGACACCTATGGCTTCCCACTGGACCTGACGCAGGACGCGCTGCGCGAAAAGGGTCTGGGCGTGGACCAGCCCGGTTTCGACGCTGCCATGGAAGAACAGAAAGCGCGTGCACGTGCGGCGTGGTCCGGTTCGGGCGAGGCAGCGGACGCCACAATTTGGTTCGATCTGGCGGAAGAACACGGTGTGACCGAATTCCTTGGTTATGACACCGAACACGCCGAAGGACAGGTTCTGGCACTGCTGCAGGACGGTAAACCCGTCGACAGCGTGAAGGCTGGCGAAGACGTGCAGATCGTAGTGAACCAGACACCGTTCTATGCCGAAAGCGGCGGTCAAGTGGGTGACAAGGGTTTGATCCGTACCGAAAGCGGTTCGGTCCATGTAACCGACACCAAAAAAGTTGCGGATGTGTTTATTCACGTTGCAAAGGTCGATGAGGGCGAGATCTCTACGGGACAGGGCGCGGAACTGGCCGTGGATCACCTGCGCCGGACGTCCATTCGTGCCAACCACTCGGCAACGCACCTGCTGCACGAAGCACTGCGCAACGAGTTGGGCGAGCATGTGGCGCAGCGCGGGTCGTTGAACGCGCCCGATCGCCTGCGCTTTGACTTCAGTCACAACAAGGCCGTCAGCCCGCAGGAGCTGAGCAACATCGCCCGCGAAGTGAACACCTATATCCGTCAGAACACACCTGTCGAGACCCGGATCATGACGCCTGATGATGCGCGTGACATCGGCGCGCAGGCACTGTTTGGCGAGAAATACGGCGACGAAGTTCGCGTGGTTTCGATGGGTCATGCAGCAACTGGCAAGGGTGCGAGCGGGGACACCTACTCGATTGAACTCTGTGGCGGTACCCATGTGAAGCAAACGGGTGACATTGGCATCTGCGTGATCCTGTCGGAAGGCGCATCGGCCGCTGGTATTCGCCGGATTGAAGCGCTAACTGGAAAGGCCGCTGTGGCCCATATCGAAGCCGAAGCCGCGCGCGGGTCGGAACTTCAGGGCATGCTGAAAGCCAAGCCTGAACAGGTTGTAGATCGCGTGAAGGGCTTGATGGACGAACGCAAGGCTCTGCAAAACGAAATCTCTGCGCTGAAACGCGAGTTGGCCAAAGCCGCTGGTGCAGGTGCAGAAGCCAAAGATATCAACGGTGTGAAATTCCTGGCGATGTCGATTGCTGGCGTTGGGGGGAAAGACCTGCAAGCGCTTGTGAATGAACAGAAAGATGTACTGGGATCCGGTGCGGTGCTGATCATCTCGGACAATGACGGCAAGGTGGCTGTGGCTGCGGGCGTGACCGCGGACCTGACTGACAA
- a CDS encoding isocitrate lyase/PEP mutase family protein gives MTDTNRGTAFRALHQKGNPFILANAWDIGSAKMLAALGADAIATSSAAHAFTLGRPDMGHVTRDEALAHAQDLVAAVDVPVSGDFENGFGDDPDTCAETVRLAYEAGLAGISIEDTALPAATPYDRDIAVERIRASAAAARALPGDFVLVARADGVMNGQYDLAEAMARLKGYEDAGADCLYIPLPGTLEDQAAVCASTNLPVNALAAGLFTQHSRGDFAKAGVARISLGSALARATHRVIFDAAQGMFGEGDFSLLGKEISGDKIDALLKE, from the coding sequence ATGACCGACACGAACCGAGGCACCGCCTTCCGCGCCCTGCACCAAAAGGGCAACCCGTTCATCCTTGCCAATGCCTGGGACATTGGCAGCGCGAAGATGCTTGCGGCTTTGGGGGCCGATGCGATTGCCACCTCCTCGGCTGCGCATGCCTTCACTCTGGGTCGCCCGGATATGGGCCATGTGACCCGCGACGAGGCACTGGCCCACGCACAGGATTTGGTGGCGGCGGTGGACGTCCCGGTTTCGGGCGATTTCGAGAACGGCTTTGGCGACGATCCCGACACCTGCGCTGAAACGGTGCGGCTGGCCTATGAGGCGGGGCTGGCGGGTATCTCGATCGAGGACACTGCCCTGCCTGCTGCGACGCCCTACGACCGCGATATCGCGGTCGAGCGCATCCGTGCCTCTGCCGCCGCCGCCCGCGCGCTTCCCGGTGACTTCGTGCTGGTCGCCCGCGCCGACGGGGTGATGAACGGGCAGTATGATCTGGCCGAGGCGATGGCGCGCCTGAAAGGCTATGAAGACGCCGGGGCGGATTGCCTTTACATTCCCCTGCCCGGCACGCTCGAGGATCAAGCTGCCGTCTGCGCATCGACAAATCTGCCTGTGAACGCCTTAGCCGCTGGCTTATTCACCCAGCATAGCCGTGGTGATTTTGCCAAGGCAGGCGTGGCACGCATTTCGCTTGGATCCGCATTGGCCCGGGCGACGCATCGGGTGATCTTCGACGCCGCCCAAGGCATGTTTGGGGAAGGCGATTTCAGCCTGCTTGGCAAGGAGATTTCGGGCGACAAGATCGACGCTTTACTGAAGGAGTGA